A single genomic interval of Candidatus Nomurabacteria bacterium harbors:
- a CDS encoding fibronectin type III domain-containing protein codes for MFKQKRYAFIAFVVSVLIIGILTYCIWGSAPKNVLVSNVTDRSVTISWVTKAKTPGVALLLSESAPSIKLLQTGGVPGYDDRDHSAAEIALANKNRKKATNTDNGSGLSVDSIETEVKVTKKGRYYVHHVTVTDLDPSTSYSIMVGNGWFFRGVRDAITRKTAVTTFTQRETLATPYPAYGQVVAIDGQLSDEGVVYLILRHADGTDAQILSSAVNPNNGTFYFDLSNALSSDGEYLGEVTEALTEEVWVEAGPNGRLMPMTVLTGQDAPMNLMQLYDVTELFDYEALSTDGMSSLLTDQVYAEDSCDPCCPALFGECFDGDGDNLSDDRRLLCIDGVTIAQGGFRIDDSYCIGTADPSNTDEPDVQTSNLPNDDSGSPPPVIPNDCYENGIQVDCGKGAWCEAGTDDGFYSCHCPGGQYPNGSWYYPFVVHKSEGSTTCPDSPNNGSISPQELPDDAQNCGGRNCWGSFGACVNYKSMAGGECVDLSTTGCRDEVVGYPSGACWKPPQETSTNVKPCGGGKRCTKPSSCDGMSTDDPWMWDCETGTECDNNTDGNTYCGSPRDPNAAPATPESADSSASELSRLFASLKFQISAQVPESSQNVLYDPQSGQYFVYINGEYQFQYQGVTYTVLLPEEGKSYSIFLDNNLNGILDPGETTLSEDASLLNLELVADVVTYSLKAGLNFVSFPMVLVGENTASTLLAGLNERYDNAFYSISKFRSTWNVVGENGGQYNVNDFQIVPGQGYILKSKINLDIELTGKQVIYESEGDSAPIYLTPGWNLVGLYGTGTKAYTAESMIDSVNLYEPIDFNADNVTRWPIEKGRYEGFQKTGSETFGFDFPLDQQTAYFVRVLQGQGNWEPERK; via the coding sequence ATGTTCAAACAAAAAAGATACGCTTTTATAGCTTTCGTTGTATCTGTTCTGATCATTGGCATCCTAACATACTGCATTTGGGGAAGTGCTCCGAAGAATGTTTTAGTATCCAATGTGACCGATAGATCTGTCACTATATCATGGGTCACCAAGGCTAAAACCCCTGGTGTGGCACTGTTGCTATCTGAGAGTGCACCATCTATCAAACTCCTACAGACGGGAGGTGTGCCAGGGTATGATGATCGCGATCACTCAGCTGCTGAAATTGCTTTGGCCAATAAGAATCGTAAAAAAGCTACTAACACTGATAATGGATCTGGACTGTCTGTGGATAGTATAGAAACAGAGGTCAAGGTTACGAAGAAAGGTAGATATTATGTTCATCATGTTACAGTCACAGATCTCGACCCCAGTACAAGTTATTCGATCATGGTAGGTAATGGATGGTTCTTCAGGGGGGTGAGGGATGCCATAACCAGAAAGACGGCTGTGACAACATTTACACAAAGAGAGACGTTAGCTACCCCTTATCCTGCATACGGTCAGGTAGTAGCGATAGATGGTCAATTATCCGATGAAGGCGTGGTGTATTTGATATTGAGGCATGCTGATGGTACAGATGCTCAGATACTTTCTTCTGCGGTAAATCCAAACAATGGCACATTCTATTTTGATCTCTCTAATGCACTCTCATCTGATGGAGAGTATTTAGGGGAGGTAACAGAAGCACTGACTGAGGAGGTATGGGTGGAGGCAGGTCCGAATGGCAGACTAATGCCAATGACAGTTCTAACTGGTCAAGATGCACCTATGAATCTTATGCAGCTATATGATGTTACAGAATTGTTTGACTATGAAGCACTCTCGACCGATGGGATGTCCAGTCTGTTGACTGATCAGGTATATGCTGAGGACTCATGTGACCCTTGTTGCCCCGCATTATTTGGAGAGTGTTTTGATGGAGATGGTGATAATCTTAGTGACGACAGAAGATTATTATGTATAGATGGTGTCACAATTGCACAAGGGGGATTCCGTATAGATGATTCATATTGTATCGGTACCGCTGATCCCAGTAATACCGATGAACCTGATGTCCAAACATCAAATCTCCCAAATGATGATAGTGGATCTCCTCCTCCTGTGATACCTAATGATTGTTACGAGAATGGAATTCAGGTGGATTGTGGTAAGGGAGCTTGGTGTGAAGCTGGCACAGACGATGGTTTTTATTCATGTCACTGTCCTGGCGGGCAGTATCCAAATGGTTCTTGGTATTATCCTTTCGTTGTTCACAAGAGCGAAGGCTCAACGACATGTCCTGATTCACCCAATAACGGTTCGATCTCGCCCCAGGAACTTCCTGATGATGCACAGAATTGTGGTGGAAGAAACTGTTGGGGATCATTCGGAGCTTGTGTCAATTATAAAAGTATGGCTGGAGGAGAGTGCGTTGATCTCAGTACAACTGGGTGTCGAGATGAAGTTGTTGGATATCCGAGTGGTGCCTGTTGGAAACCTCCACAAGAGACTTCTACAAATGTGAAGCCGTGTGGGGGTGGAAAAAGATGCACAAAACCGAGTAGTTGCGATGGGATGAGCACGGATGATCCATGGATGTGGGATTGTGAGACAGGAACTGAATGTGATAACAATACAGATGGTAATACATACTGTGGATCCCCAAGAGACCCTAATGCAGCTCCAGCTACCCCTGAATCCGCTGATTCATCAGCATCCGAATTGAGTAGGCTCTTTGCCAGTTTAAAGTTTCAGATATCAGCTCAAGTCCCGGAAAGTAGTCAGAACGTTCTATACGATCCACAATCTGGTCAGTATTTCGTATATATTAACGGTGAATATCAATTCCAGTACCAAGGGGTTACATACACAGTATTATTACCAGAAGAAGGGAAATCGTACTCCATCTTCCTTGATAATAATTTAAATGGCATTTTAGATCCAGGAGAGACGACTCTATCCGAAGATGCCTCGTTGCTAAATCTCGAACTAGTTGCTGATGTGGTGACATATTCGCTAAAGGCGGGGTTGAACTTCGTTTCATTTCCGATGGTATTGGTTGGAGAGAATACCGCCTCCACATTACTTGCAGGCCTAAATGAGAGGTATGATAATGCCTTTTATTCGATCTCAAAGTTCAGAAGTACTTGGAATGTGGTTGGTGAGAATGGAGGTCAATATAATGTGAATGATTTCCAGATCGTTCCAGGTCAAGGATATATCCTTAAGTCCAAGATCAATTTGGACATAGAACTAACTGGTAAACAGGTAATATATGAATCGGAGGGTGACTCAGCACCGATATACCTGACACCAGGTTGGAATCTTGTTGGGCTCTATGGGACTGGCACCAAAGCGTATACTGCGGAATCGATGATTGACTCCGTGAATCTTTACGAACCCATCGACTTCAACGCAGATAATGTTACCCGTTGGCCAATCGAGAAGGGTCGGTATGAGGGTTTCCAGAAAACAGGCTCAGAGACTTTTGGATTCGATTTTCCTCTTGATCAACAGACTGCATATTTTGTAAGAGTATTACAGGGTCAAGGGAATTGGGAACCTGAAAGAAAGTAG